Within Lolium rigidum isolate FL_2022 chromosome 5, APGP_CSIRO_Lrig_0.1, whole genome shotgun sequence, the genomic segment TCTTCACTACTAATCAACGTGGGAAGGTTATTATCAACGTGTGAATTTTAGTTGCGCAGAAGCCAAAtttaattcttaaaccttttAATCAGCAAAACATCCTTTCTCAAATGCTGTTCAAAACGGACATAATGGCTATCCAAAATGCGTTGGCCGTTTAGAGgtggcctaagggcatctccagcggcgcgacgcatttcggatccccaaaagtggtcgcgagcgtccgtttgcgtcgccccgcggacatattttgtccgctcgtccgtttgcgtctgggtgtgctcccaccggggcggcccatttttttgaattgcaacatagtacaaacattgaaagtagtacataaaatgcataaaaactatataaagtagatctataggcctagactacttgcttcctgacgggccggcaccgtcgttgcgtcgctccgtcgcctgcttctccgccgcctcccgcgcggccgcaatggctcggtgcgccgccgcgtcctcttgcgagGCACTGccccagcctcgcgttggcggcctcgtccttgagcgtctcgaaagactcgacgagggcccggctgctccgccgccttctcctcctgcgtcggcgcatcagggtcatcggatgacCAAGAAATCTCTGAGTCAGAGTCctcggctgcagcggcggccgccagcctgcgctgttccagctcggtgtccacagccgcatgggccgcccgctcctcctctgcttccttctccgcttcagccaggtccgcgacgtccctgaccgggtggaggaggtcggtgctgtcgtcggagctcgaggccgggggaggtggagtgggaggtgaaggtggaggtggaggcgcggcagcctggccgcgtccggcgctgctcatggtggggaAACGGCgctgcggcagcggcggctagggtttgtggggaggagatgagatgctcgcgcccctgtatatatagcgcggaggcagggcgacggccgcgccacgcgtggcatcgccatttactATGTGCgctgaggtaggcgacggccgcgcgccacgcgaggcatcgccattaacgcggccgcgaggctgctgaggcgacgcctcggtgccgatgcggcggagaagacgcatcgacgctgcgcacgctcgcggaagccgaggcacgccattaacgcggccctgcaaaggctgcagcgcgccgcccggaagtaatgccgcggaagacgaagcagttgtgtcgctgccaggcgggcccgtgcgaggatcgAGCGGACATTttgcgcgtccgccgagacgcaaacctgacgcatatttgggccaggtttgcgtctccgcggacggcccggtcactttgcatcgccgctggaacaggccgcagacgcatttccggtcacggcggacgaaaacggtcgctcagcgtccgtttgcgtcgcgccgctggagatgccctaagcttgAGAAAATGTCAAAGAAAACATAGCATCTAATTTAGGTACTGCAAAAAATTCCTGTTAGACATAATCCGGTTTTGCTTGTTCTTTGCACATGTAAATTTCCTGTTAGACATCTTAATGTTCTAACAAACCTCAAATAAGCATTGAATTCGTCACACCGCTTTCGGTTAACATTTCCGTTGCTTTCTCTTCTTGATATCAAGCGAGATTGAAATCTCCACCAATTAACATGGAAAGATTATTATCAACGTGTATATTTCAGTTATGCAGAAGCCAAATTTTAATACGGAGTAGTACTTTAAGTAGCAAAGGtctctttataaaaaaaaaaatctaacatgtggttggatggttagaaggGCAGTGTCACCCCAGCCCAACAGAGCTTAAATTTTAGATTTGATACTTTGGTATTTCATAAATGCGGAATATTCTTCGGTGGGAGGTgacgttcccgtcgatagcgagaCACTGCgtgatgacttcgtcaatttcaaaacCCGTCGGATCGGTTCTTCAACGCAATCTCTTGAAGGTGCTCATAAAGTACTATGTTttgcacaaaaaaaaaaaacactgccCGGCAATAAAGTAAACGGCCATTTGTTGAGAATGTCACGCCACTCCCCGGCAAGCAGAACCACTCCGCAAACAAACTCGCTCATCTTTTCGACAAGGCCAGGGACAGAGGAGACATAGGCAAGGGACAGGTCAACGAGCCATTAATGGAAACCGCAAGCCTGTTACCAGACAGCTCCAACACCCATGTGATGCCTGTCTCGAACCATACATCATCACCACATCAACGTCAACAATCTTACTCGTAGGTTAGTATACTCCTACTAGATCATCGATCAATAACCAGTGTCAAAGCTAACATGACTCACTGCACACACGTCCCTTAGTTAATCTGCACCTTGGTAGTACTATACTCGATGATGAGAAACTAGAAAATGATTACTAGTAAGATTAAACCGATGTTGTTGACAAGTGTAACCACGGTGATTAGGTTATTAGGCAGCACATACCAGGTCTAGAATAAACTTAGTAGTAGATGAAATCAGTAATGCTAACTAAGAGCCGTGATTAACGCTGATTGTACAACGGCACTGGAACCTAGTGCTAGGGTCAATGCATGCATGCGCTAGCTAGCTCGAGGAGGTTAACGTCGCGGCCGGCGACATGGCCGGACCGCTTATCTCGGCGTTGACCGGCAACGGTCAGAACAGGTCGAAGCGGGGGTCCGGCTTGCGCGACGCCGGCGCCTTGCAGGACTGTGACCGGTGCATCGGCGCGCCGGGGACGACGGGCGGCCGGGAGGAACGGAGGAGCGCGAAGTTGAGGTTCTTGAAGAAGGGGTGGGCCTTCACGTCCGCGGCGCCGCGCAGTGACCCGAGGCGGGCGGCGGGGTCCTTGTGGAGGAGGCGCGTGATGAGGTCCTTCGCAGTGGCCATGTCGGTGCTGATGGCGGAGCCGCTGGTGGAGACGGGGAAGGCGAGCGGGGAGCGCACGATGTTCCGGAGCGTCTCCTCATTGGTGGCGCCGGCGAACGGGGTGCGGCCGTGGAGGAGCTCGTAGAGGAACACACCGTAGGCCCACCAGTCCACGGCGGCGCCGTGCGCGCCGCCGCTGGCGACCTCCGGCGCCACGTACTCGTGCGTCCCGACGAAGGAGCTCGACCGCGCGGCCACCGGCTCCGCCACGAACCGCGGGGGCGACGGCGCCGCGCAACGGCGAGGACGCCTCTGTCGCCGCCTGAACCGCAACGGGAAGCAGGACGCGGCGCTCGgttcttcttcgtcatcgtcaGCGACTGGTGCCGGAAGCACCAGGGACGGCGAGGAGGTGGACTCGAGCGAGAGGTCGAAGTCGGTGAGCATGATGTGGCCGTCGGCCCTGATGAGCACGTTCTCCGGCTTGAGGTCGCGGTACACGACGCCCATCATGTGGAGGTACTCGAGCGCGAGCAGCACCTCGGCGGCGTAGAACCTCGCGGACACGGGCGGGAAGCGTCGCGACGGCATGCGGTGGCGGAGCGAGTGGAGGTCCCCGCCGGGGCAGAACTCGGTGACGACGCAGGAGAAGCGCGGCGCGGCGTCGAAGTCGGCGAAGAGCGTGGGGAGGAACGGGTGGTCAAGCAGCCGCAGGATGCGGCGCTCGGCGGCCGCCCGCtccagcttgcgcttcttggcgaCGAGGCGGCGGTCCACCACCTTCATCGCGTACAGGCAGGTCGACGGgctcgagtcctcctcctccggggTGGCGGCGCGGAGGCGGCACAGGTACACCGTGCCGATGTCGCCGGCGCCGACGCGGCGCACCAGCTTGAAGTCCGCCGGGCCGAGCGGGGTCGCCGGGGTGGAGGAGGACGCCGAGAACGCGCGGATGGCCGCCCACGCCACGTCGCCTGAACGGTGAGGACGGAGCGGCGCGACGGGGCGCGGCGAgcaggaggccgccgccgcgacggCCGCGGACGGGGTGCAGTCGAAGGAGAGGCGCGAGAGGCTGGAGCAGCGCGCGACGCtgccggcgctgctggcggagctgATGCTCGAGTTGGGCGCCCCCGTGGAGGACGCCGTCTCCAGGTCCGACAGCCCCTCCTCAGCCGCCGCCGGTGAAGGCAGCGCACCCGGCATCACCTCCGCCGCAACCTTCTCCCTCGCCGGTGGCTTCCAGGGAACCCGAGCTTGAACCGCGGCCACCATGGAACAAACACCAGGCTGCTCCTTGCTCCTGCTCTGACCTCGCACACAGTGACAAGTGACCGAAGCTTCTCACACTGCTAGTGCTTTGGACGGTTGCTTTGGTGGTGTCCGGGCGTTTTATACCATCGGCGACGCCACACCGGGCGCGACACGCCACCTCAATGACACGCGGGCCCAGTTGTTTTGGACAGGCCTCCCAGGTCAGCGCTGCACAGTGACATGGCACGGCCACGTGGCCCGAACCGGCCAGGAGCTGCAGGAGGATGAGCGTAGGCCCGTGAGCGTGGCTTGCCTTGCCGGTAGGGGCGAATCCGTCATTTCGCACCGCCGCAGCAAGGTCCTCTCCTCCTTTTTCTACTTTTACTGCGCACTGGGGTTGAAACTGGGAGAGTGAATGCGGCTGGGGGGTGTGGCCAGCCAATGGGTGGTTGCCACGTGGAGCGAGACAGCCACCAACTGATAGCCGGGCTTTGCGTTGTCGGACCTTGTGGGTAGGTGACGTGGCACCCTCAATCCTAGTACTAGCAGCAGTGCGAGCAATGCCATCTTCTTGGTGTTGGATGTTTTCTATACTGTACGTGAGTGTTGTGTCCACGGTGCCGTATGCAAGACATGTACCGTCCGTCGTCCTGATGGTGTGAGTGTGACCGCCGTGCATAGTGCACAATGGTCCAACAGTAGCGTCCGATGCATTTCAGTCGTAAAAATATGATTATGCATTGTTTGCATCCATCGCGGACGCCAAATTGACCTTCGAATTACGCCATCTCCAACACAGCGATGTATTTCGGACGCTAAAAAATATCCACGCACGATTCGTTTGCGTTGgtccaaatggtcgaaatcgtcagcgcgtccgtttgcattGTGGGtgcccagcggcacgacgcatttttttgattctgcatttttttaaacatgaaaatataatttacatagtaaaaaaagaaaaataaaaatataaaaagtaAGTCTGCGCctaatcgtcgtcgtcgtcgatcaCGACAAACTCCGGTACCTTCCACGACCAGTTGGCAACTGGCGGGACATACGCCGGTGCCGCCGGTGGTGGAAGTGGAGTAGCCCACGccgatggtggaggtggagcatcccacgccggtggtggtggtggagcatCCCACGCCGGTGCTAGTGGTGGGGAATCCgacgccggtggtggtggtggagcatCCCACGGATTGTACGgctgaggtggaggcggcggttgcggggcCGAATCCTCGAGCGCCCatcgtagggcctcttcctccgtgaggcccggCGGCACGATGTCGGCGatgtaccggggcagcggcggctgcaccggtcggtccacctcTGAGACGAGGACGCCGGGCCTCGTCATTTCTTCGTCGGTCATTGTTGCCGGGTACTTGAActcccggccctccgccatggccgcctgccATTAATGGAAAATGCAGGCGACGTAGTCGTCACtatcgtccttggcctcctcgttgtgatAGGCCAGCgcgtcgttgtcgtcgtcctcgtcctcgtcctgtgGAGGCGCCGGCGGCTACCGTGTTTTgacgacgaggcggcggtggGTGGTCAAACGGGTAGTCCCCGCCGCCGAGGAACCCCGCTTTCCTCCTCTCATTGTGCTCGGTCACGCGCCGGTGCACCAGCTTCGGAGTCGACGATGAAGGTGGGATCAGCGCGGAGGtacggcggcaggtaccgccgcctacgccggatctcggcgctcctggCTGGCTCGCGCATAGGCACGGGCGGGACAGGCACCCGGAGGTGGCTAAGCCGCCAGCCGTCGCTAGGCAGGTGCACGTCCCGCCAGCCGTCGCACGACATCCAGTTCTGGTGCACGTCCCACCAGCCATCGCACGGCATCCAGTTCTGGTGCACGAGCCGCGCAACCTCGACGCGCAGCGGCATCCTATGCGTCATCTCCGCCCCCATGGCTGTAGGGAAGGTCCGCTCGATGAACAATTAGCCAAAGAGTGGGGGAATCGGTAATTTGGCAACGCCCAAGTCGACGAAGTTCTCTGGGTATGGGATGGAGTCCAAGTTCTCCTGGTAGGGAACCAAATTATATGGGCCATTAAACACCCTCATGGATGAGTAGGAGGCGCACCTCAATTCAGCGGCTTTAGTGCGAACTTCCATCAACTCCGCATTTGTCTTGGCCAACGAGTATTAAGTTGGCATAACTTTGTTTAGTTAAGTTGTACTCGGCTGATTAGAGAGTCACAAACTACTCTAGTTTGAATTCAATGTTTTAACGTACCTCGATCTGGAGTTGTTGGAACAGCAGCTGTTGGAACAACAGTTGTTTGAAAATCTGGTTTTGACGCTGGGTTTTCTTCCAGGACCTCCGATTTTGAAACCACACCGAGACGGTTCTGGGCTGGAGACCCTGCTGGGCCGCAATGTCCTTCTTCCCGGTACATACCAGCCTCGGTTTCTCTGTGAACAAACGCTGCAGAGCCTGGCTCTGCTGATCAACTAAAAAATTGTTGAGTGTGTGTGTCTgggtgaggggggggggggggggcaattgcCCCCTTGGCTGTCGGGAAGGTCCGCCTCTGAGAACGGTCCCTTGTTATCGTGCCCCCTAAGGCCCCAAAATCTGGAGCACCAACGCCAAAATTACTCTATTACAAACAGAATTGGTCACCATGGAttccaatatcatcaaagtaagagcatcttcagtcacgTCTCTCAAAAAACGTCTGGCACGACGATTTGAGACATGTTTGGAGACAGCGCCAGACAAAAAGAGACAAAATATCTGTACAAAAAAGATGTCCTTCCCAGCCGGTCCCTCAAAcatcgtccggatgcatgcattttaatagaggggaccatcccatatgggaaaagtaggtgagacaAAGTGTGGGAAAAGAGAATAGCATGTGGgaactaggggctgcatgcatgcatccagacgctatttttgtgtccggcgtccccggtagagactctgtgTATAGAGTCTTTACCGGGGACACCGTATGACGACCGTGATGACGACCGTGCACCACGCCGTGATGATGATCGTGGCAATGGCAATCGCCGCGATCGTGACGATGATCGTGGTCCCCGTGGCCGCGGTGACCGTCGTGATGATGGTGGTGTCCGTCGCCATGATGCCTCTCCCTGGCTCGTGTAACGTGTTTATATAGGGTAGAAAAAGGCTCTACCATGGCGTACATTATAcggtatacatgttgtctaacagcCCCCTTAATCTAAATTTCTATGAAGATTTAGATTACGTCTAAATTCCTGTAAGCGTACAATAGGAAGAGCTTTAGTGAATCCATCTGTTACTTGATCTTTGCTTGAAATAAACTTGATGTCAAGCTGTCTCCTTGCCACTCATTCACGAACAAAATgaaaatctatctcaatatgtttggtgcgtgcATGAAAAACAGGATTGGCAGACAGGAACGTAGTACCCAAGTTATCACACCATAAGCAAGGCCTTTCTGTCAGTCGTACACCAATCTCACGAAGAAGGGACTCAACCCAAATAAGCTCAGTTGTGGCATTAGCTAAAGCCTTGTATTCTGCTTCTGTACTTGATTGAGACACTGTTGGTTGCTTTCGAGAACTCCATGAGACTAGATTTGGTCCAACTAAAATGGCAAAACCTCCAGTGGATCTTTTGTCATCTAAATCTCCTGCCCAGTCTGCATCTGTGAAAGCACTCAACAACATAGAACGTGACCTCTGAAATGTAATACCAAGATGGGCAGTATTGGACACATAGCAAAGAATCCTCTTAACTGTAGTCCAATGAGATGTCATGGGAGTATGTAAGTACTGACACACTTTGTTGACTGAAAATGATATATCAGGACGAGTCAATGTGAGATACTGAAGAGCTCCCACAATGCTGCGATATTTTGAGCTATCTTCAGTGCCCAATGGCTCCCCCTCGGTGAGAGATAGCTTATctgtggaggagaggggggtggGTGAGGCCTTGCAGTCTTTCATACCAACTCTTTCAAGAAGATCAGTAGCATACTTTTGTTGTGTGAGAACCAGTCCACGAGGAGAACGTgttacctcaatgccaagaaagaaGTGCAGCTCACCAAGATCCTTGATGGCAAAATGAACATTGAGGTCCTTGAGAAGAATATCTATAGCTGCATCGGAGGAACTGGtcacaataatatcatcaacatataccagAACATAGATCATAATGGTGGATTTGTGATATATAAAGAGAGATGTATCAGTCTTGGAGGGAATAGAACCAAGATCATGAAGCTTGGAACTCAGCCTTGAGAACCAAGCACGAGGGGCCTGCTTCAAACCATATAGTGTTTTATCAAGCCTGCATATGTAAGTTGGAGCATCAGGATTTTCAAAGCCAGGGGGTTGTCGCATAtaaacttcctcttccagaacaccatgtaagaacgcgttcttgacatctagttgCCGAAGACTCCAGCCTATGGAAATAGAAAGGGGCAGAACAGTGCGAATGGTAGTTATTTTAACAACAGGGCTAaaggtatcttcataatcaatgcCAAACCTTTGCTTGAATCCCTTTGCAACAAGCCGAGCCTTATACCTGTCAATAGTGCCATCAGAATTTCTTTTGATACGATATACCCATTTGCAGTCAATCAAGTTCTTGTGCttcgtgaaagatcgagatgtcgcctagagggggggtgaataggcaattacaaactcttgcggatttgccttgtaagaatgcggaattaaactatcgtttagtttacaagcacaaaccctaaatatgctaagctcaactaagtgtaacaatagcaactagagctaagcaagataggcacaagatatatgtagcacaagtgatagcaagatatatgtacttcaagcacgatggctatcacaaggaaagagagctcgggtatagaaataaccgaggcacgcggagacgaggatgtattcccgtgttcccttgctttgcaacaaggtacgtcacgtttggaggagtggaggtcccacgaaggattccccgcgccacgaaggctcaccctattctccgaaccacacccacgaaggataatggccctttccttatggttagcttttcctccgctccggagatggcaagctccacaaccacttcacaagctccacgaaggagaagcccgggccccttcacaatcttccatgaagagatcaccgggacaccaaccaagccaactaggaggtcaccctccaagagtaacaagctcacggtctctcactcgaacaaatcgtggtggagagctcaacactatgcaatgatgcaaagcaagaacaccggaggtgttcaagtccttcacactcaaatcccaccaaagcaacgaatgctaggatgagattggagaggaagaacaaggggaaagtcaactaaagactccaagatctagatcccaagagattccctcacttagagaagaaatggtttggtggaagtgtagatctagatctcctctctcaaatcctcaaatatgagcaagaatggttggaggaatcaagggagagagcaacttcttcaaatgcaacaatggaggtgagagaaagaggaagaagttgatgctcaaggtggaagaagggttatttatagcatgggagcaaataaaaccgttggggaaaaagataAGTGAAAAAGGCATAAAAACGGCCCAAAAACGctcccagccggcggcccagccggccgaccggggctggagccggacaggccggtcagcagcccggcCAGACCGGACTGGAGGCCAAACACGGCGGATGGGCCGCATGGGGAGAGAGAAGGCCCAGCTGGGGCGGGCGAGCGGCGAGGCAGGCCGCGTGGGCGACGGAACGCCCAGAGGCGCGCGGGGGCGGCAGGCCAAGGGTGGGCCTGTGGGCGGCGACGGCCCGGCCGGGCGAGGAGGCGGCCCGTAGCGCTCGGGCAAGCGGGCCGGCGAGGCCCCGGTCGGGCCGGGTCTcgtgccgggcaggccggtcacggaccgggcctggcgaccggacttgggccaaaaggccaccggaggcggcccggatggcaccagcgccggacccggtcgcggaccgggtgggccggtggctgggccggtcggccggccggctccctcccctttttctctttttctttttttattcttttctcctctttcctttttctttaataactattgctcctgaactccgattcgcatgaaaccaattttgttggaaagataacgacgaatagaaccccaacaaaaaatggaaatatggagactcctcacataacatttttagatgattttagagagggagtctcccaccgtcaagaaacggtaaagacgtccaaactcgaaaacgcaatagaagatgcatgcggattccgttttcgatgaacttgggcttgttgtaaagctagcaacaagctcaagaacctcacacagagaaacaccaagaagcaataaggatatgcaaagtatgcaaaggattgagctccctaagacgatgtgatcaagttactcaaccgaaagcccctcttaatagtgcggctatctatcctataatccggtctcccaacatccaccttgagaccggtaaaaggaaaacctagcaaggccatacctttgccttgcgcatcccgcttgatcttgatgataactctacaagcttcactcaagccggaatgcctcacttgaccaatgttgcttcttgaagactcacaaatgctcccccatacactatgatgggaaagctccattgatgcacatcttcacatgtccattatcaccaaatggacggcaagcttcaagcatgtgattcactcaagatgctcatcttgaacttgcccaactcaaccttgtatcttctcatactcacataagatagagcatggctaatattgagtttcacataagaactccatcttcgtttcttcttattgatcatatcacatatatatcttcataccgatgatcttgatgccaatacacaaggtatacctttatcttcatggcatccatac encodes:
- the LOC124658050 gene encoding protein kinase PINOID-like; the protein is MVAAVQARVPWKPPAREKVAAEVMPGALPSPAAAEEGLSDLETASSTGAPNSSISSASSAGSVARCSSLSRLSFDCTPSAAVAAAASCSPRPVAPLRPHRSGDVAWAAIRAFSASSSTPATPLGPADFKLVRRVGAGDIGTVYLCRLRAATPEEEDSSPSTCLYAMKVVDRRLVAKKRKLERAAAERRILRLLDHPFLPTLFADFDAAPRFSCVVTEFCPGGDLHSLRHRMPSRRFPPVSARFYAAEVLLALEYLHMMGVVYRDLKPENVLIRADGHIMLTDFDLSLESTSSPSLVLPAPVADDDEEEPSAASCFPLRFRRRQRRPRRCAAPSPPRFVAEPVAARSSSFVGTHEYVAPEVASGGAHGAAVDWWAYGVFLYELLHGRTPFAGATNEETLRNIVRSPLAFPVSTSGSAISTDMATAKDLITRLLHKDPAARLGSLRGAADVKAHPFFKNLNFALLRSSRPPVVPGAPMHRSQSCKAPASRKPDPRFDLF